AAATATATTATAATAATTGAGTAATTTGAAAATTAGCCCGAGTGGTGAAATTGGTAGACGCAACGGACTCAAAATCCGTCGATTTTATATCGTGCCGGTTCGACTCCGGCCTCGGGCACCAATAATATAATTAAATTTTTTCATAATGAATTGCACTCTACACTTTTAGAGTGTTTTTTATTTATTATTATATAAAAAAAGAGAATATTAAATAGTGAATTATTAGAAAATGTGTCGAAATTTTATTTCTAATGCTATTTCTCGATAAAATAATAAATTTGTTATATCTACTATGCAAGGGATCAAGACCTCTTGTCAGGAAATAAATAAAATATAATTTCTATTTTTTAAATGGGATTTAGTATAAATTAAATTTTAAAAGCATTTTTACTAAAATAATTTGTAAACTTCTTTATTATTTGGGATATTAAGGGAAACTAATAATAAAAATTTCTTGAAATTCTAAAATAAAAATGATACCATTATGACAAGAGAAAATAGTCTTGAAAATGTAGATTTTGGCTTGGATAGTTATTGGAAAGCTGTTTGAGCGGAAAGATATATCATATTTGCGGCAATTCAAAAGCTATTCAGAAAAATCATAAAAACTAGAAAAGAACTGAAATTTGGAGGGAAAAAGTGGAAAAAAGAGCGACAATAATAACTTATGGTTGTCAGATGAACGTAAATGAAAGTGCAAAAATGAAACAGATGTTGCAGACAATGGGATACAGTATGACTGAAGATATTGAAAATACGGATTTGGTGTTTTTGAATACTTGTACGGTTAGAGAAGGCGCTGCTGTTAAGGTGTATGGAAAACTTGGAGATTTGAAGAGAATTAAGGAAGAAAAAGATGGGAAAATGATTATTGGAGTTACGGGGTGTTTAGCTCAAGAAGTGAGAGATGAGTTTATTAAAAAGACGCCTTATGTTGACTTGGTGCTTGGAAATCAGAATATTGGGAGAATTCCTGATCTTCTGGAAAGAATTGAATCTGGGGAAGAAACGCATATTGTTATGGTGGAGGATGAAGATGAATTACCGACTAGAGTAGATGCGGACTTTGGAGATGATATTGTAGCTTCCATTTCGATAACTTATGGATGCAATAATTACTGTACTTTCTGTATTGTGCCTTATGTGCGTGGAATGGAGCGTTCTGTGCCACTTAATGAAGTTGTGAGGGATGTTGAGCAGTATACTAAAAAAGGATATAAGGAAATATTGTTTTTGGGGCAAAATGTAAATTCATACGGAAGTGATTTTGCAAACGGGCAAGATAATTTTGCTGAACTTTTGGAGCAAAGTGCAAATGTGGAAGGAGATTTCTGGATAAAATATGTGTCACCACATCCAAAGGACTTTAGCGATGAAGTAATCGATACGATTGCAAGAAATCCTAAAATAGCTAGAATGTTACATCTGCCATTACAATCAGGATCTACAAAAATTTTGAATGCAATGAATAGAGGATATACAAAGGAGGAAT
The DNA window shown above is from Leptotrichia wadei and carries:
- the miaB gene encoding tRNA (N6-isopentenyl adenosine(37)-C2)-methylthiotransferase MiaB encodes the protein MEKRATIITYGCQMNVNESAKMKQMLQTMGYSMTEDIENTDLVFLNTCTVREGAAVKVYGKLGDLKRIKEEKDGKMIIGVTGCLAQEVRDEFIKKTPYVDLVLGNQNIGRIPDLLERIESGEETHIVMVEDEDELPTRVDADFGDDIVASISITYGCNNYCTFCIVPYVRGMERSVPLNEVVRDVEQYTKKGYKEILFLGQNVNSYGSDFANGQDNFAELLEQSANVEGDFWIKYVSPHPKDFSDEVIDTIARNPKIARMLHLPLQSGSTKILNAMNRGYTKEEFIALARKIKEKVPDIGLTTDIIVGFPGETDEDFQDTMDVVNEVGFENAFMFMYSKRSGTPAATMEGQVDEHTKNERLQQLMRLQNMKAKEESQKYLGKIVKVLVEGPSKKNPEMLTGRSSTHKIVLFKSDRKDLKGKFVNTRIYDAKTWTLYGELVEE